Within Spinacia oleracea cultivar Varoflay chromosome 4, BTI_SOV_V1, whole genome shotgun sequence, the genomic segment CTTATACAAAACTACTCTACAAATGCAAGCATTCCTTTTAATATCTTCCTATTTCCAACAACTAAAAACCTAATTAAGAAGTAAGGATAAACCCAAAATAGACCATTACATCATACATTTACAACAAACCTACAAACTATTACTACTAACTAGACTACTAGTACAACGGTCCTCAACCATATTTTACCTCCTAGgttttttcttaaaattttcACCACCATCTCTACCACCCGATCTTCCTCCGCCTTTCGCCGAATCCGatgcaccaccaccaccacccaccaTCGCCGCCTTCCGTTTTGGCGGTCTCCCCCGCGAAGCGGCTGCCTCTTTCTCCCCTCTCCTCCCTGAACTCCTCCTTACACCACCCACATCAACCACCTCTTTAACAATAGTTTTCTTCAAATTCCCACTAATCTTTTTCacattattactattattattattactagttGCACTCTGGTTTTTCTCCCTTCTCCCACCTTCCACCGCCGCCGCCTCGTCCACCTCCTCCTCGCCGGAATCTTTATTCTTCGCCTTCTCTTGACTCGACGGCGAGTTTTGCTTTATCCTCTTCAAGAAATTCGCCACCCCTTGTTTCTTCAAAACAATTGATGGTGTTCCTTTCTCTTGCTTTTGATCCACATTATTATTCATCTTCTTCccttccaccaccaccactccgTCTCTCTCTCCGccaccaccgccaccgccaccaccgCCTTTAGTGGTGGAGCTCTctagtttattattattattaatattctcCCTTTTATTCCCTTCTTTACTTATGATCTTCTTCCCATTGTTGTTACTCATCCTCAACCCTCCATTCCCCAAATTCGATTTCTCTCTAATAAGCAACTTCTTCAAGTTCCCATcacccccaccaccaccaccccgacccccaccaccaccaccaccaccgccgccgccaccaccaccctcCTCTTTCTTACTCGAAAGAGAACCACCATTAACTTTCTTCGTTACTTTCTCCTCACGTCCATTCTCAacattactattattattactattattaattTTCTTACTATTACTATTAATAGTACTAGTAGTGTCTGCCTTCTTCATGCTATCAGACAACGCTTGCATTGAGCTCGAACTTCGTCGCCGGCAAACGATCATGGTGGTGGAGGATCTTGGTTTCTTAACCACGGGTTCGAGGTGTTGCGGTTCCGGGTCGGGTTTCCTGGGTTGGACCCGTGGATTTCGGGTTTTTTGGTTGATTTCGTCCATTACTAACCTCCGCAACTCCCTGGCTGCTATATGCTCTGCTGTGCTCTTACGGTAAAAAAGGACTGCATTGGTGAAAATGAGGAGGAGGTCACGGTAAAATTTGGGGTGACAATCGAAGTAAATACCCTTGTCAAGTCTGGATTGAACCGTATCCAGATCCATGTGTTGGCGGATCACATTTCGGTATTTTTCCGTGTCCTGCAACAAACAGGGTGAAAAGATTATTTATAATGCACaattttgatcattaatatttaattttcgaTGAATAAAAAGCACGAAGTATATAGAAACTATGTTTTAAAAGAATATATGGAGATGAATATGTAGTCTTAGATGTCATTTCGGTAAGGGGCGACAACAAATCAAGATACAAAAACAAGTAGACAAATGATGGTGAAGAAAtttcattttattaaaaattgagTGTAAATAATGTGCATGAGTTAACAAGGTGGCTATTTCTAGAAGAACAGAGAAAATGGTGCAAACTTTCCAAAATCTTTGCTTTAGCGGGccatgagaaaaaaaaaaggtagagagAGAGCGAATGAATAACATAACGGGATACTATGTAagatatggagtaatcaaagacgTTCTAAAAAACCATGAGGCAATTAAAAGGGACAGCAAAAGTATTTCTAAACAAATTTTCCCGTTTTCACAAGGTTTTGAAAATTAAACCATTCTTCATCCTccattttttcaaaaatttaaattatttttcgcATATAATTATATGAATAAACAAGATCCACGTCACCCCAAAATTAACTTTACCCTTCGAGATTGAGgaaaaaagaataaaagaacCTTTGTTTATCAAGAATCTATTGAGATCACCAGGAACAAACTTTACTATTAGACCAAGTAAAACAAATGCATATGTAGTCTTATCTTTCTgctatttaaataaaaaatgtgaGAGGAAACATATGATGACCACGTAAATACTAAATATGATGCAGGGCGAACTCAAAATATAGACCGTAAAAAAATTAAGACAATCTTTTAGTGACGGAGAAAATACTTCATAATTCAAACTAGTTTAGGACAAGTGATAGTTAAACAACATATAGAGTCATGTTATAAGACGTAAGTGTAAAGAAATCCAAGTGCATGAAGATCACTAATTATGTTCTTGTAAGTACAGAGTACTAATTTAACGTGCGTGTCATAACACGATACCCACGCCGCCACGTGTACCTTATCAGAAGACAAATAAACACTCTTAATTGGTTTTACGGTTTTACCCCTCTTAAAACCAACACTGAACGAATAATTTATCCTACTTGTAGGAATAGAAGAACTCGTAGCCTATCTAGCTATAGCCTACGCAACATAATTCTTTTTATATTGTGGTGGTCGTGCATAATCATATGAGCATTTACTTCTGcttaaaatgaaattaatttaggaACCCACGTTAAAATTAGGCATATATAATAGTTTGTATATCTAATGTTATATTTAACAAATATTAAAATGGCACCTAAGTTCATTACTCGGTACTAAAGATGACATTGAGCCGTCCCAAGGTATAACACGACACAACATGAAAAAAGCACAACCTgacacatgcacggaaaaagcAAGGACCGGTACGCACATAAAGTCGTGGGCCCGTGGGGTGGGATGGGCTCGGGCCACATATTTTCTTGGAAAAAGCACGATACAACAAAACACATTAAATTTTGTGAAATTAGTCAATAGGTACGAAGGTAAGACCCGACTCGACAGCAGGACAAACGGGTTTGGACCGTGCTTGGACCGCCTTTTTAAAATTTCGGGCCCGACAAATCAAGTGGGCTACGTTCAGGCCAAACTCGTTCAGGCCCAAAACACGTGGACTCGACACAAATCACAGTCCGGACATGTCCTGCATCCATCTTTACTTTGTAGTCTGTACTAAAGAGTGTACAAAGTACTCCTTATCTTTCTACGTGacttgttttcttttttcttataTGGATTTCATAAATTATTGACATCTTTCCTAATATAGCTAACATTTTTTTCCCAAACTACTACTCAACCTTTCTATTTTTAGAAACTAACATCTTCTTActtcattttaataaaagaaaaaggaatGAGAGAGATAAATAATCGTGAGACAGAACACTAACAACTTTGAATGCTGAAAATGGTTTCACGTGGGTCACCTAAAAGAAATTGCATATATTTATGGAATTATACTTCTCGTCAGAGAAAATAGCATTGTCCTCTTCATTCATGCTTTCCATTTTCGACCAACATGAATAACGTGCAATTTGGGTTCGTCCCCTCAAACGAAAAACACCTCTTTTTAAAAATTGGgtacactaaaaaaaaaaagtataaggGTAAAATAAACGTCAAGCCTACTTATTCCGTATTAGATCGTGTTGCACCAACTCTTTTAATAGTGCGGCTCAAGCAGAACCAAGTGTTCTCATGCCGAAGCTCAATTTCATTAATTGAACGTGTTGTTCGTGTAAGGCTGTGTCGAGTCATATTGTGCTTTTCCAAATAATATGGCTCGAACCTAGCCCAGCTTACTTATTTCGTGTCAGGTCGTGTTGCACTTACTCTTTTAAAACTGCGGCTCAAGCATAATCAAGTGTCCTCATGCCTAAGCTCAATTTCACTTAAATTAACGTGTTGTTCGTGTCAAGCTGTGTACGATCATGTTGTGCTTTTCCAATTAAATATGGCTCAAGCCCAGCCCATAACTTCAACATGTGTTGTGTCGTGCTTTTTCTCGTATTGGGCGTCGTGCCTCGGCCTGGCCCGGACAAATGTCGTCGTTACCATAGGAGGGGACAGAGTAAAGGAGAGAAAAGCTAAGATTGGGAGCCTAATAAGCCGTACTCGTGAAGATTAGAAGATACGAGCATACGACTACACGAGGACTTGAGTGCTTTTCCAAATAAATATGGCTCAAGCCCAGCCCATAACTTCAACTTTTGTTGTGTCGTACTTTTTCCCGTATTAGACGCCGTGCCTCACCCAGCCCGACCCGAACCGACCGGACGAATGTCGTCTTTACCGTAGGTAGGGACAAAGTAAAGGAGAGAAAAGCTAAGATTGGGAGCCTAATAAGCCATACTCGTGAGCCGGGCTTAGAAAGATACGAGCATACGACTACACGCGTACTTGAGTCACTTGACCCACAAGGGCCAAGGGTTAACATTTACGTCTGTATAGCTTGGGACGTAAACAACCGAAACACTCACGTACTAATGTACTATCGCGGCTCCACAAATCACAATGTATCAATAATGAATTAATAGTCGTACGTCCTAAGCTTTTCAAATGAtgaacaaaaatatttttaaggAAAAGGTCAAAGTTTTGTATGGTCCCACTTGTACAATCTAACGGCTTTCCATTCATCTTGCCATTTGCTTAGAATATTTACACTACTTTTTacaattttcttttgttttggtCTCAACAATtaatctttttttttggtgtgcGAAGGTtttacattttatttttttattggtaAGAAGAAATGATTCTAGTAAGCCATCACTTTTATTACATGTTACAGCTTAAGTAGACCTGATTAAAAGGCGGGCCGGACCGGATTCGGACCGAGCCGAAGACAATAAAATCTGCACATTATGTCGGGCCGTGCCGGGCCAGACTTAAGAACAATTTTTATGCCCAAAATCCGCTATTTCGGGCCAAAAATAGCGGGCTTTTCGAATTGTTTCAAGTCggaccaaatttataactacaaTTGTTGTTTTATGTTGCCCAAATCCCGCACTTTTATAAAAAGTTCGGCCCCGGTCGCCCAAAAATCGGGCTGGAATGTTTTGCCAAAACCCGATAATTTTCGGGCCAGACCCATATTGATTAGCTCTAAGCTCAACTATGCGGGTCTATTACATGTGAATCGTTTTACATAAAGTATGTTACTCCATAATATAATATACTACGAGTATCATGTATAGACATACAAAATACTTTGTACCAACACTGACATCCTATTGTTAATTTCTTTTTAATGTTCTTAGATAATATAGATGACAATTTTGAAATAACATTCTCCTATTTTCTTTTAAGAAAACACAAAGGTTAATTAAGAATTAAACCCCCCACACTATAAGTTGAGAGTGTGATATTTCTAATATGTTTCGTATTCGTGTCTTAAACAAATCTTCAAATGTTTAATGTCTTACTTTTGTAATGCGGTTAGTACTCcgtacttgtttttttttttaaagacatAGACTATCttcgtcttttttttttttgcaaattttttAAGTTAAAATCGAGAGTCGGTAAAAATACaataacttttgtgtaagaccgccttacctaAAAGATCACtttgattgtttaactaattggtttcattggttaactaattggttccagtgtttaactaattaattccaatgTTTAActtattgatttcattgcttaacttatatgacaccaaagtgatattttaactaatttttttttttaaagacatAGACTATCttcgtcttttttttttttgcaaattttttAAGTTAAAATCGAGAGTCGGTAAAAACACaataacttttgtgtaagaccgccttacctaAAAGATCACtttgattgtttaactaattggtttcattggttaactaattggttccagtgtttaactaattaattccaatgTTTAActtattgatttcattgcttaacttatatgacaccaaggtGATATTTTATATAAGACCGTCTTATATAAaaatttgtactccctccgtttctttttgtcgtatccgtttccatttaaagcgtttcatattgttgtatccatttagaatcgattctatttttggacatacattttatcctaaaatacccttatatttctatctaattaccaaaatacttaaagattctacccatattcccacctaattttccccacccataatatttaattcttttcccttccccatatacccactctctcacctcctttatcacccatcattatcactcctctctcttaccttatttctttattattttctcgctcctttatttattacaatctcttacacccaatcattacacttatacccatacaaaccaatattccatttttcttaaaaaccacaacagattccaaatggatacataaaaaagaaatggagggagtaataaaaataatacgaagtactctGTAACCTAGAAAACAAAAAGGGGACCAAGGATCGATCCTACTACTTTAGTAATGTTTAAAAGAGCCAGCCCAAACTTAAACCTTATGACAAAAATAcccttgtattttttttaaatgacgCTTATATCCCCTTTTGCATGTCTCGCTACCATGATGCTGACCTGGCATGAATTATTATCCTTTTCTCACACCCTTTCATAAAAAGCTTCCTCGAGCCaaaaatgaaaatcaaatctcaATTGATCTAATATTTTGATCTCTATATGGGATGATATGGGAATATTCTAAAACTATAGGAATGTAATATTAAcgatgaaattaa encodes:
- the LOC110801054 gene encoding uncharacterized protein codes for the protein MEEEKEEETTSSNNGDEAWGTLEELLLVCAVNRHGINSWDSIAEELQKRIKHSSNNNNNNRNDDDEEENDDDGGGGGGEGEGTVISSCFSSGNCRKKYVHLKRRFHNDERESVEEEEVVEAAAAEEEDGGEEHLLRMVDELRKLRVEELKREVHRHDVSIVSLQLKVKRLEEERESSCKVKAEEVEEDDDGEEEERVVLLSDLRIKPEENGNGTGEKEDEPERSSFDKVVVTGDSAENRSCNESNSTNHNKTDNTKAATTEERESKLKREPPEKKRSDSAAAEWKVSRLGELGGESLSESRRQQSSDVQSSASLSKKKRRRFKGDSGDDELEVEEVSPANKRINAKSQPLIRFFESLRSHKHGSVFQRRLPSQDTEKYRNVIRQHMDLDTVQSRLDKGIYFDCHPKFYRDLLLIFTNAVLFYRKSTAEHIAARELRRLVMDEINQKTRNPRVQPRKPDPEPQHLEPVVKKPRSSTTMIVCRRRSSSSMQALSDSMKKADTTSTINSNSKKINNSNNNSNVENGREEKVTKKVNGGSLSSKKEEGGGGGGGGGGGGGGRGGGGGGDGNLKKLLIREKSNLGNGGLRMSNNNGKKIISKEGNKRENINNNNKLESSTTKGGGGGGGGGGERDGVVVVEGKKMNNNVDQKQEKGTPSIVLKKQGVANFLKRIKQNSPSSQEKAKNKDSGEEEVDEAAAVEGGRREKNQSATSNNNNSNNVKKISGNLKKTIVKEVVDVGGVRRSSGRRGEKEAAASRGRPPKRKAAMVGGGGGASDSAKGGGRSGGRDGGENFKKKPRR